One genomic window of Legionella jordanis includes the following:
- a CDS encoding replication-associated recombination protein A: MWFNNEFQHMQSRTPLAEVLRPSHWNEVIGQDHLLGAGKPLRVAFESGQPHSMILWGPPGVGKTTLARLSAKAFDCEWIALSAVLSGVKDIRAAIDEAKHNLEQNRHTILFVDEIHRFNKAQQDALLPFTESGLITIIGATTENPSFEVISALLSRAQVYVLKALNEANLRELLQRANEKLLSHLHFNEEATRQLLAYADGDARRLLNLLEQVNTAAKVQGSMEVTQELIQDALSPANRRFDKGGEHFYDQISALHKSVRGSHPNAALYWLCRMLDGGVDPLYLVRRIIRMAWEDIGLADPRAMQLANEAAATYERLGSPEGELALAQAVIYLAVAPKSNAGYKAFNEAMAFVNHDKSREVPLHLRNAPTRLMKELGYGRKYRYAHDEPHAYAAGETYLPEGMKEHKWYQPTTRGLEGKISEKLDFLNNLDLEANKNNPSKN, encoded by the coding sequence ATGTGGTTCAACAATGAGTTTCAACACATGCAATCAAGAACGCCATTGGCCGAGGTGCTCCGGCCATCGCATTGGAATGAGGTCATCGGCCAAGATCATTTATTAGGAGCCGGCAAACCATTAAGAGTAGCTTTTGAATCAGGACAACCTCATTCCATGATTCTCTGGGGGCCTCCGGGTGTAGGTAAAACAACTCTGGCCAGATTAAGTGCTAAAGCATTTGATTGCGAATGGATCGCACTCTCGGCTGTGCTTTCAGGGGTCAAAGACATTCGTGCCGCTATTGATGAAGCAAAGCACAATTTGGAACAAAACCGTCATACCATATTATTTGTTGATGAAATACATCGTTTTAACAAAGCTCAACAGGATGCGCTTTTACCGTTCACTGAATCAGGATTGATCACAATCATCGGCGCCACGACTGAAAATCCATCCTTTGAAGTCATTTCTGCACTTTTATCGCGGGCACAAGTTTATGTGTTAAAAGCATTAAATGAGGCGAACTTGCGGGAGTTGCTGCAACGAGCCAATGAAAAGTTGTTAAGCCATTTGCATTTCAATGAAGAAGCAACCCGGCAGTTGCTTGCATACGCTGATGGCGATGCGCGTCGATTACTGAATCTGTTAGAACAGGTTAATACCGCTGCCAAGGTGCAGGGAAGTATGGAAGTGACGCAAGAGCTCATTCAAGATGCCCTGAGCCCCGCCAACCGTCGTTTCGACAAAGGGGGTGAACACTTTTATGATCAAATTTCAGCTTTGCATAAATCCGTTCGTGGCTCTCATCCCAATGCAGCACTTTATTGGTTGTGTCGCATGCTGGATGGCGGTGTTGACCCACTCTATTTGGTACGTCGTATTATTCGTATGGCGTGGGAAGACATTGGCTTGGCCGATCCCAGGGCGATGCAATTGGCGAACGAAGCGGCGGCAACTTATGAACGTCTAGGCTCTCCTGAAGGCGAGTTGGCTTTAGCTCAAGCCGTTATCTATTTGGCAGTTGCTCCAAAAAGCAATGCTGGATACAAAGCTTTTAATGAGGCTATGGCCTTTGTTAATCATGATAAATCCAGGGAGGTGCCTTTGCATCTTCGCAATGCGCCAACACGATTAATGAAGGAACTAGGCTATGGCCGAAAATATCGATATGCTCATGATGAGCCGCATGCTTACGCCGCAGGAGAAACCTACCTTCCTGAAGGTATGAAAGAACACAAGTGGTATCAACCCACTACCAGAGGGTTGGAAGGGAAGATTTCTGAGAAATTGGACTTTCTAAACAATCTGGATTTAGAGGCCAACAAAAATAACCCCTCCAAGAACTAG
- the aat gene encoding leucyl/phenylalanyl-tRNA--protein transferase, with translation MLAIGGDLTAERLLTAYRMGIFPWFEPDCLPLWWSPNPRLILKPTHFKLSRSLKQSLKKPHHFSIDCAFSEVIAACASSPGRINHTWITDEMQTAYNLLHDLGYAHSFEIWQDDQLSGGLYGISMGKAFFGESMFHRTRDSSKMAMYYLCATLQAWDFHFIDCQLPTEHLLSLGAEIISRSEFLKLLKSALEFPTRQGRWTT, from the coding sequence TTGCTCGCTATCGGCGGCGACTTAACAGCAGAGCGATTGTTAACCGCTTATCGGATGGGAATTTTTCCCTGGTTTGAACCTGATTGCCTTCCTTTATGGTGGTCGCCCAATCCAAGGCTTATTTTAAAACCCACTCATTTCAAACTGTCCCGAAGCTTAAAACAGTCTCTCAAAAAACCCCATCATTTCTCCATTGATTGTGCCTTTTCGGAAGTAATTGCCGCTTGTGCTTCAAGTCCTGGCCGCATAAACCACACCTGGATAACTGATGAGATGCAAACGGCTTATAATCTATTGCATGATTTAGGCTATGCCCACTCTTTTGAAATCTGGCAGGATGACCAATTGAGTGGCGGGCTTTATGGCATCAGCATGGGTAAGGCTTTTTTTGGCGAGTCCATGTTTCATCGAACACGCGACAGCTCCAAAATGGCCATGTATTACCTTTGTGCAACTTTGCAGGCATGGGATTTTCACTTTATAGATTGTCAGCTACCTACCGAACACCTGCTTAGTTTGGGGGCTGAAATAATTAGCCGCTCAGAATTTCTAAAGTTGTTGAAATCAGCCCTGGAATTTCC
- the trxB gene encoding thioredoxin-disulfide reductase, giving the protein MRSESNHHRLIILGSGPAGYTAAVYAARANLKPVLITGMQPGGQLTTTTDVDNWPGDVEGLQGPALMERMQKHAERFETKIIFDHIVKADLQQRPFVLQGDSETYTCDALIIATGASARYLGLDSEKAYQGRGVSACATCDGFFFRNKTVCVVGGGNTAVEEALYLSNIAASVTLIHRRDSLRAEKILQDQLLEKSQSGNIKLVWNHTLEEVLGDNMKVTGVRLRNIKDNSEQELSLDGVFIAIGHDPNTAIFKGQLDMKDGYIQIRSGLDGMATATNIPGVFACGDVADHVYRQAITSAGFGCMAALDAEKFLDTLEK; this is encoded by the coding sequence ATGAGAAGCGAAAGCAATCACCATCGCCTAATAATTCTGGGTTCTGGTCCGGCAGGTTATACTGCTGCAGTTTATGCCGCCCGTGCTAACCTTAAGCCCGTTCTCATTACAGGTATGCAACCCGGTGGGCAATTAACAACGACTACCGATGTGGACAATTGGCCAGGGGATGTAGAAGGCCTACAAGGCCCTGCCCTCATGGAACGCATGCAAAAACATGCCGAACGTTTTGAAACCAAAATTATTTTCGATCATATTGTAAAAGCCGATTTGCAACAACGTCCTTTTGTCTTGCAAGGTGATAGCGAAACCTATACTTGCGATGCCTTGATTATTGCTACCGGGGCATCAGCCCGCTATTTAGGCCTGGATTCTGAAAAAGCCTATCAAGGACGAGGAGTTTCTGCTTGCGCCACTTGTGATGGTTTTTTCTTTCGCAATAAAACCGTTTGCGTAGTTGGCGGGGGCAACACTGCCGTTGAGGAAGCCTTATATCTGTCCAATATTGCTGCTTCCGTGACTTTAATTCATCGCAGAGACAGTTTACGTGCGGAAAAAATACTTCAAGACCAATTGCTTGAAAAATCTCAAAGCGGCAACATCAAACTGGTATGGAACCATACTTTGGAAGAAGTACTTGGGGACAATATGAAAGTGACTGGTGTACGCTTACGTAATATCAAGGACAATAGCGAACAAGAGCTCTCCCTCGATGGCGTCTTCATTGCAATTGGTCACGATCCCAATACAGCCATCTTTAAAGGCCAACTTGACATGAAAGATGGTTATATTCAAATTCGATCTGGTCTGGATGGCATGGCCACAGCCACCAACATTCCTGGCGTATTTGCCTGCGGAGATGTGGCCGATCATGTCTACAGGCAAGCCATCACTTCAGCTGGTTTTGGCTGTATGGCGGCTTTGGATGCAGAAAAATTCCTGGATACTCTGGAGAAGTAA
- a CDS encoding DNA translocase FtsK, with amino-acid sequence MGKQQASSQAANRKQTLPTFLIRRISEGGFIIVLTIALFVLLSLVTYDTSDPNWLQTSKGKEDISNAGGQVGACIADALYYVFGYFSFLIPLVFVYLAWLISKDHRALRGINKPAMLLRGSGFVFMMLGGCALLSLDSQIALNAKHSAGGVLGGFIAEGFNYSLGLQGASLLLAAIFLVGTTLLTGLSWIYVVELIGCYSSLAASWLFRTTLASSRIIRARFKGFRHKKSIFPNETVERKNATTKKEKEDNIPQIISTGQASAKPQVMSTPAPQVTSIPSLAPVPQVVPATQGIPSLGTPLPVQTILSPGLSGAATEKLKESPRVAKSPAQVSGNLPSLSLLDKGIQGKPMGGYSSQELENVSREVEQHLLDFGIQADVVAVHPGPVITRFELQLAAGIKVSKLSALAKDLARSLSVISVRVVEVIPGKTVVGLELPNQQRNMVRLSEVLSADVYQQAHSPLTLALGVDIAGHPMVVDLAKMPHLLVAGTTGSGKSVGINAMILSILFKSKPEEVRLIMVDPKMLELSIYDGIPHLLTPVVTDMKEAASALRWCVGEMERRYRLMAALGVRNLAGFNSKLAEANERGEPITDPLWKPGSSMEEEAPVLQSLPYIVVIIDELADMMMVVGKKVEQLIARIAQKARAAGIHLILATQRPSVDVLTGLIKSNIPTRISFQVSSKIDSRTILDQQGAEQLLGHGDMLYLAPGSGAPLRVHGAFVDDKEVHRITDDWRARGEPEYIDDITSLSEGSEGGFGEESQNTEEADPLYDQAVEFVIQTRKASISAVQRRFKIGYNRAARLVEEMERTGIVGPLDGGFRDVLVNTITED; translated from the coding sequence ATGGGAAAACAACAAGCCAGCAGCCAGGCTGCTAACCGTAAACAAACCTTACCAACATTTTTAATTCGACGTATCAGTGAAGGTGGTTTTATCATAGTATTAACCATAGCACTGTTTGTTCTTTTGTCACTAGTAACCTATGACACGAGCGACCCAAACTGGCTGCAAACCAGCAAAGGCAAAGAAGATATAAGCAATGCTGGAGGTCAGGTTGGAGCATGCATTGCCGATGCTCTCTATTACGTCTTCGGCTATTTTTCATTTCTAATTCCTCTTGTTTTTGTGTATCTGGCATGGTTAATTTCAAAAGATCATCGCGCACTCCGAGGCATTAACAAGCCAGCCATGCTGCTACGAGGCAGTGGGTTCGTTTTTATGATGTTGGGAGGCTGTGCGCTTTTAAGTCTAGATTCGCAAATTGCTTTGAATGCAAAACATTCCGCTGGAGGTGTTTTAGGGGGGTTTATAGCGGAGGGTTTTAATTACTCCTTGGGCCTGCAAGGTGCTTCTCTCCTACTGGCAGCGATTTTTCTCGTTGGTACCACGCTATTGACTGGGTTATCCTGGATTTATGTAGTTGAATTGATTGGATGCTATTCTTCTTTGGCAGCCAGTTGGCTCTTTCGCACCACTTTGGCTAGTTCAAGAATAATAAGAGCACGCTTTAAAGGGTTTAGGCATAAGAAATCCATTTTTCCCAATGAAACAGTTGAGCGCAAAAACGCTACTACCAAAAAGGAAAAAGAGGACAACATCCCTCAAATTATATCCACTGGCCAGGCCAGTGCAAAACCTCAGGTAATGTCCACGCCAGCGCCCCAAGTGACGTCTATTCCTTCGCTCGCCCCAGTACCTCAAGTTGTACCTGCAACTCAAGGTATACCTAGCTTGGGAACTCCTCTGCCAGTACAAACTATACTTTCGCCAGGTCTTTCAGGCGCAGCCACTGAAAAATTAAAGGAGAGCCCCCGTGTTGCTAAATCTCCCGCGCAAGTTTCAGGCAATCTACCTTCTTTAAGCCTCCTGGACAAAGGCATTCAAGGCAAGCCTATGGGAGGTTATAGTTCCCAGGAGCTCGAAAATGTATCCCGTGAAGTCGAACAGCATCTTTTGGATTTTGGTATTCAGGCTGATGTGGTTGCTGTCCACCCAGGCCCTGTGATTACCCGCTTCGAATTGCAGCTGGCAGCCGGCATTAAGGTCAGTAAGCTCTCGGCCTTGGCCAAAGATTTGGCTCGCTCTTTATCTGTCATTAGTGTTCGCGTGGTAGAAGTCATACCTGGAAAAACGGTGGTAGGGCTGGAATTGCCAAATCAGCAGCGTAATATGGTGCGCTTGTCTGAGGTTTTATCAGCTGATGTGTATCAACAGGCGCATTCTCCTTTGACTTTGGCGCTTGGCGTGGATATTGCCGGACATCCCATGGTAGTTGATTTGGCAAAAATGCCTCATCTTTTGGTGGCAGGGACAACCGGATCAGGTAAGTCGGTGGGCATTAATGCCATGATTTTGAGTATTCTTTTCAAATCAAAACCGGAAGAAGTGCGCCTGATTATGGTTGATCCAAAAATGCTTGAATTGTCAATTTACGATGGCATTCCGCACTTATTAACACCGGTAGTGACCGACATGAAAGAGGCGGCCAGTGCCCTTCGCTGGTGCGTGGGTGAAATGGAGCGGCGTTATCGTTTGATGGCTGCCCTGGGGGTGCGTAATCTTGCTGGCTTCAACAGTAAGCTGGCAGAAGCAAATGAACGAGGCGAGCCCATAACGGACCCATTATGGAAGCCTGGAAGTTCCATGGAAGAGGAAGCCCCTGTTCTGCAATCTCTGCCTTATATAGTGGTCATCATTGATGAATTAGCAGATATGATGATGGTTGTAGGTAAAAAAGTTGAGCAGTTAATTGCACGCATTGCACAAAAGGCAAGAGCCGCAGGTATTCATTTGATTTTGGCCACCCAAAGACCTTCTGTGGATGTATTAACGGGTTTGATTAAATCCAATATACCAACCAGAATTTCTTTTCAGGTCTCATCTAAAATTGATTCTCGCACCATCCTTGATCAACAAGGCGCAGAACAGCTGTTAGGCCATGGGGACATGCTTTATCTTGCTCCTGGAAGTGGTGCCCCCTTAAGGGTCCATGGTGCCTTCGTGGATGATAAGGAAGTCCATCGCATAACTGATGACTGGCGAGCTCGTGGAGAACCTGAGTACATCGATGACATTACCAGCCTAAGTGAAGGTTCTGAAGGTGGTTTTGGTGAAGAAAGCCAAAACACTGAAGAAGCTGACCCCTTGTACGATCAAGCGGTTGAATTTGTAATCCAAACTCGAAAGGCCAGCATTTCGGCTGTTCAACGCCGTTTTAAAATTGGCTATAACCGAGCTGCTCGTCTTGTTGAAGAAATGGAACGAACCGGCATCGTTGGACCATTGGATGGTGGATTTCGTGATGTACTGGTTAATACTATTACTGAGGATTAA
- a CDS encoding type III polyketide synthase, whose protein sequence is MQSAITAIGLATPPYKRSQHEIAELICNGFEMTSAERRLVKAIYKSCGIEQRHSVLSDYCKSSGEFEFFPNAFNEPLPSTAKRMRIYKEHALKLALSAIEQCLQQIKSFNKQDISHVITVSCTGMYAPGLDIEIVQELGLNSTSRRTAINFMGCYGAFNALKIADSICQSNENASVLIVCVEICTIHFQKNQETKNIISNAIFADGAAAALIQRKQGNNSLQLEAFHCDLMPQTKQEMAWHIADFGFDIDLSVYVPDVIRSGISVFVNNLLNKANSSFHDIDYYAIHPGGIKILQACEQALNITEKDNEHSYAVLREFGNMSSSTILFVLKRLWECLSNKDNQKTIFSCAFGPGLTLESMLLRVSYC, encoded by the coding sequence ATGCAATCCGCCATTACTGCAATAGGACTTGCAACCCCCCCATACAAGAGAAGCCAGCATGAGATTGCTGAGCTCATTTGTAATGGCTTTGAAATGACTTCAGCAGAAAGGAGATTGGTAAAGGCCATTTATAAATCCTGTGGAATTGAGCAAAGACACAGCGTGTTGAGTGATTATTGCAAATCCTCCGGGGAATTTGAGTTTTTTCCCAATGCATTCAATGAGCCATTACCCAGCACGGCCAAGCGCATGCGAATTTATAAAGAACATGCCTTAAAATTGGCTTTATCCGCCATCGAGCAATGCCTGCAACAAATTAAATCATTCAATAAGCAAGACATCAGCCACGTAATTACCGTCAGTTGCACAGGTATGTATGCTCCAGGTTTGGATATCGAAATTGTGCAGGAGCTAGGTCTTAATTCCACTTCAAGGCGCACCGCTATTAATTTTATGGGTTGCTATGGGGCATTCAATGCTTTGAAAATCGCAGACAGCATCTGTCAAAGCAATGAAAATGCAAGTGTGCTTATCGTTTGCGTTGAAATATGCACGATTCACTTCCAGAAAAACCAGGAAACAAAAAACATTATTTCAAACGCAATTTTTGCCGATGGAGCGGCGGCAGCACTTATCCAAAGAAAACAAGGTAACAACAGTCTTCAATTAGAAGCTTTCCATTGCGATTTGATGCCTCAAACCAAGCAAGAAATGGCTTGGCATATTGCTGATTTTGGTTTTGATATTGATTTAAGTGTTTATGTCCCAGACGTGATTCGCTCAGGAATTTCAGTGTTTGTTAATAATTTGCTAAACAAAGCCAATTCGTCATTTCATGATATAGATTATTATGCAATTCATCCAGGCGGAATTAAAATCCTTCAGGCTTGTGAGCAAGCGCTTAACATCACCGAAAAGGACAATGAACATTCCTATGCAGTGCTTCGTGAATTTGGCAACATGTCCTCATCAACCATTCTGTTTGTGTTAAAGCGCTTATGGGAATGTTTAAGCAACAAGGATAATCAAAAAACAATATTTAGCTGTGCCTTTGGTCCCGGCCTCACCCTTGAATCCATGTTATTAAGGGTGAGTTACTGCTAG
- the lolA gene encoding outer membrane lipoprotein chaperone LolA, which translates to MKKLALLLSLLFSSMAFSDSAGDVLQNKLNQIRSLSANFVQVVKSKQKELSRSTGTMALERPGRFRWQTKDPMEQLVVADGEQLWVYDVDLEQVTVKKQEKGVGGTAALFLSGYNDTVTRDFDVSEATKGNTQVYDLRSKSNKANFERVKLIFVAGVLNGIEMYDQLGQHTIVNLKNVKTNPKLTSNLFKFKPPKGTDVVQQ; encoded by the coding sequence ATGAAAAAACTAGCCTTACTCCTGTCGCTGTTATTTAGCAGCATGGCATTTAGTGATTCCGCAGGGGATGTGTTGCAAAACAAGCTCAATCAAATTCGAAGCCTGAGTGCCAATTTTGTTCAGGTCGTTAAGTCAAAACAAAAAGAATTGTCAAGATCCACAGGAACAATGGCTCTGGAAAGACCTGGGCGATTTCGTTGGCAGACCAAAGATCCTATGGAGCAACTCGTGGTAGCGGACGGGGAGCAATTGTGGGTATACGATGTTGATTTGGAGCAAGTGACGGTTAAAAAACAGGAAAAAGGAGTAGGCGGTACGGCAGCTTTGTTTTTGAGTGGCTATAATGACACGGTGACAAGAGATTTTGATGTGAGTGAAGCGACAAAGGGTAATACTCAGGTCTATGATTTACGTTCCAAATCAAATAAAGCCAACTTTGAAAGAGTCAAATTAATTTTTGTAGCCGGAGTCCTAAATGGCATTGAAATGTATGACCAATTGGGGCAACACACCATAGTTAATTTGAAAAATGTAAAAACCAATCCCAAACTGACATCAAATTTATTTAAGTTCAAACCACCAAAAGGAACGGATGTGGTTCAACAATGA